One Myxocyprinus asiaticus isolate MX2 ecotype Aquarium Trade chromosome 20, UBuf_Myxa_2, whole genome shotgun sequence genomic region harbors:
- the LOC127411529 gene encoding speedy protein A-like, whose product MIKLSRAWTESAPAHGLQIRRGQRRPKPNQAGRKQPDACQQQRKQTAGPTLLIQRQEMASFFRLFDDDLIQDFLWMDCCCKLTDKYLLAMAFVYFRRARFSVSEHNRMNFFIALYLANTMEEDEEEMKYEIFPWALGKSWRKNFPRFLRQKDQLWARIEYRAAVSRRSCEEVMAIVPSHFIWQRERSEHHSGAQRQDRNREEILIPRGPSGSPETCSLCAKTSSHPPHRPSSASTRSSSVPLETNPQKSQTSCRSSKMSKAQGTCNFSNRAGGDVTSEMCRDNSMDWISEE is encoded by the exons ATGATTAAACTGAGCCGTGCGTGGACCGAATCCGCCCCGGCTCACGGTCTGCAAATCCGGAGAGGCCAGCggagaccgaaaccgaaccaagCTGGCCGGAAGCAGCCTGACGCCTGTCAGCAGCAGCGCAAGCAGACGGCGGGCCCGACCTTGCTGATCCAGAGGCAGGAGATGGCCTCCTTTTTCAGACTGTTCG ATGATGATCTGATACAGGATTTTCTGTGGATGGACTGCTGCTGCAAACTTACAGACAAG TATTTGCTGGCTATGGCGTTTGTGTACTTCAGGAGGGCTCGTTTCAGTGTCAGTGAACACAACAGAATGAATTTCTTCATTGCCCT TTATCTGGCAAACACGATggaagaggatgaggaggagaTGAAGTATGAGATCTTTCCCTGGGCTCTTGGAAAGAGCTGGAGGAAAAATTTCCCTCGATTCCTGAGGCAAAAAGACCAACTGTGGGCACGCATAGAGTACCGAGCTGCTGTCAGCAGACGAAGCTGTGAGGAG GTAATGGCTATCGTGCCATCTCACTTCATCTGGCAGCGGGAGCGTTCAGAACATCACAGtggagctcagagacaggaccgAAACCGGGAGGAGATCCTCATTCCCCGTGGGCCCTCTGGTTCTCCAGAGACTTGTTCTCTATGTGCCAAGACCTCTTCTCATCCCCCACATCGTCCATCCTCTGCTAGCACCCGCTCTTCATCTGTGCCCCTAGAGACTAACCCACAAAAGTCCCAAACTTCTTGTAGATCTAGTAAGATGTCAAAGGCTCAGGGCACCTGTAACTTCTCAAATAGAGCAG GAGGTGATGTGACCAGTGAAATGTGTCGAGATAATTCGATGGACTGGATCAGTGAGGAGTAG
- the LOC127411528 gene encoding tRNA (adenine(58)-N(1))-methyltransferase, mitochondrial-like: MTVGLHLGFSFITRKFVRVCVICLERHNVVRVKPFISGLRSFGTDPNDSDRDNSGSDASVTPASTFPQFSQRASLFGRRRPLSPLERVSQLLPEDSLSQEVWDLRDTRNTDLQNIEKRGSDVEQGIQGKEREDATSHVQVTLEPQGSFASHHVCVPAERPILFGETLLAEYRRNRRLEFRKMFQLQEGLKLHSNWGLIPHEHMEGRPSGSVLHTSMGIPILIRRPSLEEFTLFMKRGPAIAYPKDASAMLTMMDVTEGDCVLESGSGSGAMSLFLSRAVGSKGSVLSVEIREDHHRRAVLNYQRWCSSWILQRGEEWPDNVHFYHGDLISASSLLAGRGFNSIALDMVNPHLALPAVVPHLHPGSVCAVYQANITQVIDLMEGLRCSKLPLVCERIVEVQYRDWLVAPSLKKDGTFNRRKAPREDDDDNEYEPSEDAEGDRTRADLVPFGDVPYIARPHPEQTGHTAFLVKLRKILK; this comes from the exons ATGACAGTTGGACTACATTTGGGTTTCTCCTTTATAACTCGTAAATTTGTCAGAGTTTGTGTCATCTGTTTGGAGAGACATAATGTGGTTCGAGTTAAACCATTTATCAGTGGTCTGAGGAGCTTTGGGACTGACCCGAATGATTCTGATAGAGACAACAGTGGCTCAGATGCATCAGTGACACCTGCTTCCACATTCCCACAGTTCTCTCAGAGAGCTTCTTTATTTGGTAGACGTCGACCTTTGTCCCCACTGGAGCGGGTCAGTCAGCTGTTACCTGAAGACAGTCTGAGTCAGGAAGTTTGGGATCTGCGAGACACTAGAAACACAGATTTGCAAAATATAGAAAAGAGAGGAAGTGATGTGGAACAGGGCATTCAAGGGAAGGAGAGAGAGGATGCAACTTCTCATGTACAGGTGACATTAGAACCGCAAGGCTCTTTTGCTTCACATCATGTGTGTGTCCCTGCGGAAAGGCCTATATTATTTGGAGAGACTCTGCTTGCTGAATACCGTCGAAACAGACGTTTAGAGTTCCGGAAGATGTTCCAACTTCAGGAGGGGCTGAAGCTCCATAGTAATTGGGGATTAATACCTCATGAACACATGGAAGGGCGTCCTTCTGGAAGCGTTCTGCACACTTCAATGGGAATCCCAATTCTTATTCGCCGACCTAGCCTGGAGGAGTTCACCCTCTTCATGAAGAGAGGGCCAGCTATTGCATATCCTAAA GATGCCAGTGCAATGTTAACCATGATGGATGTCACTGAAGGAGATTGTGTTCTGGAATCAGGATCTGGGTCTGGTGCTATGAGCCTCTTCCTGTCCAGGGCAG TGGGCTCTAAAGGAAGTGTTTTGAGTGTGGAGATTCGGGAGGACCATCACAGACGTGCTGTATTAAACTACCAGCGCTGGTGCTCCTCGTGGATCCTTCAGCGAGGGGAGGAATGGCCTGACAATGTCCACTTTTACCATGGTGACCTCATATCTGCCAGCTCTCTTCTAGCTGGACGGGGTTTTAACTCG ATTGCCCTGGATATGGTTAATCCCCATTTGGCTTTACCTGCTGTGGTACCTCACCTCCATCCTGGATCTGTGTGTGCTGTCTATCAAGCAAA TATTACACAGGTCATTGATCTGATGGAGGGTCTGCGATGCTCTAAACTTCCTCTGGTGTGCGAACGCATTGTTGAGGTTCAGTACAGGGATTGGCTTGTTGCCCCATCGCTCAAAAAAGATGGCACATTTAACAGACGAAAAGCCCCTAgggaagatgatgatgataatgaataTGAACCCAGTGAAGATGCTGAAG GGGATCGGACACGGGCAGATCTAGTGCCGTTCGGAGATGTTCCATACATTGCACGTCCTCATCCGGAACAGACAGGCCATACAG CCTTCCTTGTAAAATTACGAAAGATCTTGAAGTAG